In Candida orthopsilosis Co 90-125, chromosome 4 draft sequence, the genomic stretch ctGTCCAATCAAACAAGTAGTAAAATAAACCCCCCCCCCCCAAATAGACTtagcaatttcaatttagtcATTCgaacaacaaccaaagtCAACAGTGAGTTTATTCAACTGCAAATACGAATTTCTGACCCagtctttttcaaagttggtCGAGACTGCAAAGAAGGGGGGGAATAGAGGAAGAATAATACACCACCACAACTATTTATCcgcaaaagaaaaagcGTCACTCTTAAGTAAATCTCCTCATTTACGGACCCAACCATGCCTGATAAACACAAGTTGAGCTTGTTTTCCAGACATAAACATAGCAATGAAGGTCATGATCTATCACCGTCCAGTACAGATGTTTCAGGAGGTCGTAAATTTCTAGGTTTCCACATTGGCAAACACGATTCTCAAGATTCATTACCATCGCCTAGCGGTACACCTGAACCACACCATGATATCCATTCACCAACTACCTTCAATCGAAAAACAACAGCTCCATCACCGGTACcatcaaatacaacaaacCATCTGCATGAAAGCAAGCCAGCCGGGTCAATGAGTGAATTGAAACGGTTCTTCAAACCGACAAAGAAGATGTCGAACGCGAAAGGAGGTAGTAGTGGACACtatacaaatcaaatacataCACCTCCTCCTCTTGCAGGTGGTGGCAGTAGCGGTCCTTCTAGAGATCAGTCGAGTACGGCACTAGCTACAATGATTAATCAAACCTCGTCACAATTGCTCGCCAATGCCTCACATTCACAAAGCTCAAACAAGGATCCATTTACTGATGATAGCTCACCGTTGGTTCAAAAGTATGGTAAAGTTGGCAAGGAATTAGGTAGTGGAGCTGGTGGGTCAGTAAAGTTAATTACAAGACCTTCTGATTCGAAAACATTTGCAGTGAAGGAATTTAGAGCCAAGCGTGCTAACGAGTCATTGAAGGACTACACGCGGAAATGTACTGCTGAATACTGTATCGGTTCAACATTGAAGCATCCGaatattatcaaaacaattgacatCTTGCATGAAAATAATcgatattttgaaattatgGAGTATGCACCAATTGACTTTTTTGCAGTGGTGATGAGTGGTGAAATGTCCAGAACggaaatcaattgttgcttGAAGCAGATAATAGAAGGTGTCAATTATTTGCATGGTCTTGGTTTAGCTCATcgagatttgaaattggataatTGTGTGTTAGACAGGAAtggaattttgaaactaattgattttggaagTGCTGTGATATTTAGATACCCTTatgatcaatttggtaGTGCGCAGAATGTTCACCCATGTCATGGTATTGTCGGAAGTGATCCATATTTGGCTCCAGAAGTGTTGAAATCACCAAACTCATACAACCCGCAACCGGTTGATCTTTGGTCAATTGCAATCATATATTGTTGTATGACATTAAAAAGATTCCCTTGGAAAATACCCAATCCGGAAAAAGACAatagtttcaaaatgtaTTGTTTGCCAGATGACAACTACCATGATTATTACTTGAGTAATGAATGTCACAAGTTGCTTTTGCAGCAGCGTAAGTTGAAGAATACTATTGTACGTCTgaacaagagaaaaaagttgttggaaGAGGGACAAAAGGAAGTTAGTGAGGCAGCACCAGCTGTAGAAGGTGAGGACGAAGGTGAAGGTGAAGGTGAAGAGCCTCAGAAAGTCGCAAAGTCAATAGATTCCGGTGATATTCTAGATGAAACCCAAGAGAATGAAATCTTGACACATTTGAAGGAGATAGATCAGAAACTAGAGGAGTATGAAACTAAAAAGATACAAGCTAGAGATGCA encodes the following:
- a CDS encoding Hrk1 protein (S. cerevisiae homolog HRK1 has role in cellular ion homeostasis and localizes to cytoplasm): MPDKHKLSLFSRHKHSNEGHDLSPSSTDVSGGRKFLGFHIGKHDSQDSLPSPSGTPEPHHDIHSPTTFNRKTTAPSPVPSNTTNHSHESKPAGSMSELKRFFKPTKKMSNAKGGSSGHYTNQIHTPPPLAGGGSSGPSRDQSSTALATMINQTSSQLLANASHSQSSNKDPFTDDSSPLVQKYGKVGKELGSGAGGSVKLITRPSDSKTFAVKEFRAKRANESLKDYTRKCTAEYCIGSTLKHPNIIKTIDILHENNRYFEIMEYAPIDFFAVVMSGEMSRTEINCCLKQIIEGVNYLHGLGLAHRDLKLDNCVLDRNGILKLIDFGSAVIFRYPYDQFGSAQNVHPCHGIVGSDPYLAPEVLKSPNSYNPQPVDLWSIAIIYCCMTLKRFPWKIPNPEKDNSFKMYCLPDDNYHDYYLSNECHKLLLQQRKLKNTIVRSNKRKKLLEEGQKEVSEAAPAVEGEDEGEGEGEEPQKVAKSIDSGDILDETQENEILTHLKEIDQKLEEYETKKIQARDAFNEERKNDPAYQKLLAQQEEEDKRIQREKEAAAAAAADGKDTKKKPTTHKQIHGPYRLMRLLPHASRPIMSRMLHTDPKQRATLEEIMNDEWIKEIHCCTLERETRSADNIGAKFDEDDEEILVKGTPPHEHTIVSESS